CTATTAAGTCATACTCCATGCAGTATTAATCACAGTAAAGTCTTGTGGGGCCACACAACCTACTTCTTGTGGGTACTTCATAACGAAAGTTCAATCTAGAGTCAACTGGTTGAAATTATTGACTAGAATAGCACAATTCTAGAGAGATTATTTTTGTCTGAATAATGTTGTGATGCTGCTAGTTATTGAGTAGACACAAACATGTTGATTTATGTGTGCCCTAAGTGCTTTAGAGCCTTGCTTTGCATTGTGGGTGGCCACTGTCTAAATGCTTCCTGAAGAACTCCTGGACCCTCCCCCATAAGTCCACCTGAGCATGTGCATTAGCTCTAGTCTCTCCTCCAAACATCACCACTTCACCTGCGGCTGCATGGACCCCAGAGGGGTAGAAGGGCATGTAGGGGACGTCCACAAAGTGACCTGCCTTCGGGTACCTCACCACCTCAAAGTTCTCCTTGCCATGCGCTCTGAGTCGCTGGCCAGCCAGCTCAGCGAAAAAGACACTGTCCCAGTTCTTGTCGTCTTCAGACGCTACAAACAGGAAGTGGCTGTCTGCATGCTCAATGGGGATCACAGAGGCCTGGTTCTCTTTGGCCATGGGATTCGGCATGGTCTTGGTGATGTCCAAAAGTCCTTGCTCTGTGCGGATTATTTTCTCTAGGTCAGGCAAGAGCGGAGGGAGAACAGTGCCTTTGTACTTGAGGGGAAACAAGGTGTTGGCACAGCAACCGTTAATGGACACAACCGCTTTGACTCCTGGTAGATATGATGCCATTGACAGGGCTATATCCCCACTCTTGGAGATGGAAATAACTCCCACTCCAGAGCCTTTCACCTGGAATAAAATGGAGAAGCAAGACATTTAGACAGCATTATAGTATTAACATTTCCATATTCAGGGGcggtttgtccataagggcgattttAGTGACTCACTGCCCAATTGTAAAAGGAGATATATTCCActactagaccgtctgatctgcctctgaatgtaattgtccaatcaggctaaagtcgtgcttcaaatggtcccgcccctttttggggcgaaatgaaaattgTCCCAGACCTTTCTCATAGACTCttatgttaaatccattttttttcacaaaacagggctctcaatgcaatctctatggcttccgggagggctcgccccaccatGCCGCGTCATATGTAACtgcgtataaggacgtcatacggctttgatcaagtcacattctgtcaagattgctaacgttcagtgcaacaactcgattcgctctttaaaaagaaactccttttagtcgacgtactaatgaagataaattgaccaCAAAACAAATAGGACCTATTAGGGAAAACCAACACCCGAGGATTTTCCAATAGGtatgaaagaaaatcgtggctagcaggctgtgaacgcggtctgtatttctataccACTGACAGTTTTCATAGGTTTCTCAGTTTGAATGTTCGctacttgcactaacactgagttattttctatgtgatgacttattttgcttttgtaagccaatactttcaagatcagtcaataaatattgttggttatgACTTATAtattgcccccttctttatttattgattgattgattgattgattgattgattgatttatttatttaagcctcggaaaacacattgaggaataagaccctcatttacaatggtgcCGTGGGTAAAATGAATAGTTAAtacattgaaaaataaaataaagaaataaaattaagaaaaaattaaataaatatgcatataaaaTAGTACAGGAGTACAAGGGAACGATCATAAATAACAATTTTGAATATTCAGTAAAATACTATGGTTGAGTCAACAGTTACAATCATTGCACGAGAAGTCAGTTGTACATGTGATAAGATTTGAGAATTCTCTTAGTGAAATAAATAAGCACAACCGTAAAGATTTTTGGACCTCATTCCAAATGTAGGGTGCCTTATAACAAAAGTCTGTCTTCCCCAATTTGGTGTTAACATGTCGCAGATATAATGAAAGCCAGCTTTGGGAGCGGGTATTGAGGGTATTACAGTtccagtgtatgagagaggagagatagtgGCATTAGCCCAATGATCGTTTTGTAAATGAAGGTCTTCCAATGACCATCCCTTTTTTCAGACAGGGCTGGCCAGCCAACCTTGTTATAAAGAGtacagtggtgtgtgccatAGCGGTCTCCAGTGATAAAACGCAGAGCAGAATGGTATACAGCATCCAGGGTTTTTAGTGTGCTGTGGGATGCATTCCCATAGATTACATCACCATAATCTAAAACTGATATAAAAACAGACTCAATAATGCGTTTTCTGGCTGGGAAAGTAAAACAGCACCTATTTCTGTATAAAAAGCACAGTTTTTTTCTTAGCTTTTTTACGAGTTGATTCACATGTGGTTTAAAATCAAGCTTCTCATCAACCCAAATGCCTAGGTACTTGTAGCTGGTGACCCTTTCCAGAGCGGTACCATTTCTAGAGCAgagttttaaactgttaaaatcAGTGCTTCTAGCTTTAGTAAAAATAATCCATTTGGTTTTAGCACAATTAAGGACTAGCTTCAGGTCACTTAACTGCTTCTCAAGCATGTGGAAGGAGAGCTGCAGTCTATTTTTAGCAGAGTCAATATGAGAGGCACTACAGTACAGAACTGTGTCATCCGCATAAAGATGAACTTGACaaagtggagtgagtgtggaagCAATTTCATTGATATAAATTATAAAAAGTAAAGGCccaaggacagagccttggggtaCCCCCTTGTTAATATCTAAAAAAAGCGATGTTATTTTGCCCACCTTTACACATTGGGAGCGACCAGTGAGATAACTCTTAAACCACTCTAGGTTCATATGGTCAAAGCCGATAAGTGATAGTTTGTGTAAAAGCAGATGGTGGTCAACCGTGTCAAAGGCCTTTGAGAGGTCCACAAATAGTGTGGCACAATGTTGCTTATTGTCCAAGGCAGCAATGACATCATTCACCACAAGAGAGGCTGCAGAAATAGTGCTATGTCGGCTCTAAAACCTGATTGAGATGGACTCAAGAAAGAGGATAGTGATAAAAATGACTTTAGCTGGGTATTaatttatgttgttactggacatatcatgtgtcctgttcaGCTATTTTACATTatacaacatttgagtaatgtgaataatgaataagtgggatcatttattgtggagccacatcattttggcttatgaaggctcctggatgcaactttcttccatagctttccacctgtaactataTCTACTCTATGTAGCTGGATGGGACAtctgtctgttgtgtgctgccatctagtttACAAAAAGGTAtcgctgtatgagttaatcagctaacaccaaattgatacaattgtactgaatgggtcgccttaatcattatcaaaaaaatgacccccccccctgatAATCTTTCAGGAGCCACTGTCCATATTACCATTAATATGTATATAGCTTGTCAAATAGGTCAGAGTTATGTGCATACACTTCACATGATGGCAGATTTGATACTAACTTTGGGTTGTTTCAGCAAGAAGCGTACTCCCTCTTCAAAGTACTCCAGATCTAGTTTGCCAAGTCTTTTAGGCAAATCCTTGTAGCGGTAGAAAGCCAGAGCGAGCACTACGAAGCCTTTATCGGCCAGCAGACTGGCTCTCGGTTCTGATGGGCCGCCACCTAAGGTATACAGGTCCACAATGCCAGGGAATGGCCCTGGCCctgaaagggaagaaaaagtAATAGTTGATCTGTTAATGTCCTAGATCTGTTAATGTCCTAGATCTCTTGATGTCCTAGATCTGTTATTGTCATTGATCTGTTAATGTCCTGGATCTGTTAATGTCCTTGGTCTGTTAATGTCATTGATCGCTGGGTTAAATAATATACTGAACCTGAATATATTTGGCTGTGCTAAGGTGACAGACAAAATAACGtactataaataaatatatgtactCACATATCACATTGcattatgtaaaaaaaacctTAATTGGCTTTGTTGCTAATGATATTGAGAGAACAGGAAAACACAGCATATCACAACAGTCCAGTATGGCACTTGTGCAATATTTCAACTGCTATACCAAAGGACTGGGGTCTGATTTCTGATTTTTATAAAGTAGGCTCATC
Above is a genomic segment from Clupea harengus chromosome 15, Ch_v2.0.2, whole genome shotgun sequence containing:
- the LOC105899396 gene encoding acyl-coenzyme A thioesterase 5-like encodes the protein MLGYRFLLFKIGRFVKSEIMSVRAIAVHMSPVHSYFDEPVQVIVRGLLPKQTVNLIARVKDDKDIIFQSSAVHQATENGEVDLNFSPSLGGTYTGVEPMGLFWSLTPLAPHHKLTRWDASMPLLVDIEVVSNERAGLVLAKETHQRRFMKEGVQRVVVTDGGLRGTLFIPPGPGPFPGIVDLYTLGGGPSEPRASLLADKGFVVLALAFYRYKDLPKRLGKLDLEYFEEGVRFLLKQPKVKGSGVGVISISKSGDIALSMASYLPGVKAVVSINGCCANTLFPLKYKGTVLPPLLPDLEKIIRTEQGLLDITKTMPNPMAKENQASVIPIEHADSHFLFVASEDDKNWDSVFFAELAGQRLRAHGKENFEVVRYPKAGHFVDVPYMPFYPSGVHAAAGEVVMFGGETRANAHAQVDLWGRVQEFFRKHLDSGHPQCKARL